The Brassica oleracea var. oleracea cultivar TO1000 chromosome C6, BOL, whole genome shotgun sequence genome includes a region encoding these proteins:
- the LOC106297088 gene encoding serine/threonine-protein kinase CDL1-like, which produces MGFYGGASVHPRSSETNLHGNSVNILPILTSSPSPDLDGDYNEKGIKNRLKILIFDMGFACFFPPPAESSSVENSGSNGGGGENNKAWLLAETAPENMNPDPHSVRSSFRFSLCSQVELEKMKGEEPSLSASSSCRNLSVSGGSATVLMVNLENGVKETTDDLRWTRARSLEKSISPVANTLVRFSYGEIVAATRNFSKGRVLGRGACSYVFRGKIGIWKTPLAIKRLDKEDKESPKSFCRELMIASSLHSANIVPLLGFSIDPEEGLFLVYKYVSGGSLEHYLHDKKKKGMKAAFGLPWSARYKVALGIADAITYLHNGTEQCVVHRDIKPSNILLSSKKIPKLCDFGLATWTAAPSVPFLCKTVKGTFGYLAPEYFQHGKISDKTDVYAFGVVLLELITGRKPIEPRRSSGEENLVVWAKPLLDRGIEAIEELLDPRRRCTRKNLVYMEQMIRAAAACVINEESRRPSMEEIVTILKGGERGLEPRTYSSRKTNTILSGMIDSYTQLQQTKSEMKCHLDLAMLGVTDFEDDDHLYER; this is translated from the exons ATGGGTTTTTATGGAGGAGCGTCTGTTCATCCACGAAGCTCAGAAACAAATCTCCATGGCAATTCTGTAAATATCCTCCCCATTCTCACTTCTTCACCTTCTCCAGATCTCGACGGTGATTACAATGAGAAAGGAATCAAAAATCGTTTGAAAATTTTGATCTTTGATATGGGTTTTGCTTGTTTCTTCCCTCCTCCTGCTGAATCCAGCTCAGTCGAGAACTCCGGCAGCAATGGAGGCGGCGGCGAGAACAACAAGGCGTGGCTATTGGCGGAGACAGCTCCGGAGAACATGAACCCTGATCCGCACTCTGTTCGTTCCTCGTTTAGATTCAGTCTTTGCTCACAAGTCGAGCTCGAGAAGATGAAAGGAGAAGAGCCTTCGCTTTCTGCTTCGTCGTCTTGTCGTAATCTATCAGTCTCCGGTGGCTCTGCGACGGTTCTGATGGTGAATCTTGAGAATGGAGTTAAGGAAACTACAGACGACTTGAGGTGGACGAGAGCTCGATCTCTGGAGAAGAGCATTTCTCCGGTGGCTAATACTCTGGTTCGGTTCAGCTACGGCGAAATCGTTGCCGCCACTCGTAACTTCTCCAAAG GGAGAGTGCTGGGAAGAGGAGCTTGTAGCTATGTGTTCAGGGGTAAAATCGGAATTTGGAAAACGCCTTTAGCTATCAAGAGACTTGATAAAGAAGACAAAGAGTCTCCAAAATCTTTTTGCAGAGAGTTGATGATTGCAAGCTCACTTCATAGCGCAAACATAGTGCCTCTTCTTGGTTTCTCTATTGACCCAGAAGAAGGTCTATTCTTGGTTTACAAGTATGTCTCTGGTGGTAGCCTGGAACACTATTTACACG ATAAGAAGAAGAAAGGTATGAAGGCTGCTTTTGGTTTGCCTTGGTCAGCAAGGTACAAAGTTGCGTTAGGGATCGCAGATGCGATTACTTATTTGCATAATGGAACAGAGCAATGTGTTGTTCACAGAGACATCAAACCCTCCAATATTCTTCTTTCCTCGAAGAAAATACCAAAG TTATGTGATTTCGGGTTAGCTACTTGGACCGCTGCACCTTCTGTTCCTTTCCTCTGCAAGACCGTGAAAGGCACATTCGG ATATCTGGCTCCAGAGTATTTCCAACATGGTAAGATATCTGACAAGACAGATGTTTATGCCTTTGGTGTTGTGTTGCTTGAGCTAATAACCGGTAGAAAACCAATTGAACCTAGAAGATCATCTGGCGAAGAAAATTTAGTTGTTTGG GCGAAACCGTTGTTGGATAGAGGGATTGAAGCTATAGAGGAGCTGCTTGATCCTAGGCGGCGATGTACAAGAAAAAACTTGGTTTACATGGAGCAGATGATCCGTGCTGCAGCTGCTTGTGTTATCAATGAGGAGTCTAGAAGACCTAGTATGGAAGAAATTGTGACAATCTTGAAAGGTGGAGAAAGAGGATTAGAGCCAAGAACATACTCAAGCAGGAAAACTAATACAATTCTTTCGGGTATGATCGACTCTTATACACAGTTGCAACAGACCAAATCCGAGATGAAATGTCATCTTGATCTTGCTATGCTTGGAGTAACCGATTTTGAAGACGATGACCATTTGTACGAACGGTGA